tttctaaTTCTAATGTAGCTAATTGTCATCATTTATATACTAATCCTTCCAGTAGTATCGGCCATTTACCCCACTTCCCTCCAGATTTCATCAAGTGGTCATGCTAGAGACATAAACAGTCATGGATAATTAAATTATGAGATCCTTCCGAATGAGCTAAGAGAATCTTATTGATTCTCTTTCGTTTTCttaattgaagaaataattggaaaatAAAACAGCAAGTACAAAAATGAGTAATAACCCCCAGTAGAGACTGGTACGATTCAATTCAACATTTTGTTCGTTCGGGTTTGATTGTGTCGTAGCTCTATAATTCGGATTAAGTTTATCGTTGGATGAACTGCTGATATTGATCCAAAAAAAAAGACGGTAGGTACAGCTAGGCCGTGAACAGCCAACCATCGTACTGTAAAAATTGGATAGGTTCGATCTATAGTCATTAGGGCCTCCTAAAACGATCTACTAAATTCATCGAGTTGTTCCAAAGGATCAAAACGGCCAGTTATTAATGGAATTCCTTGTCGGCTCTCTGTAAAATACTCGTTTGGCCGAGGGCTTCCAAACACATCGTAAGCTAAACCGGTGCTGACAAATAACCAACCCGCAATGAATAGGGAAGGTATAGTAATGCTATGAATGACCCAGTATCGAATACTGGTAATAATATCAGCAAACGAACGTTCTCCTGTGCTTCCAGACATGCTGAGCTCCACATATTCTTGTACAGTCAAAGAGGATCGATTCCGTAAAAGATGAGATCAGTAAATGACAATTCACTGAAATTGCATCTTTGTGAGATCGTCAATATTGTACCGAGGGCGTCTTGAGAGTATACCGAATCAGTATAGCTATCCTTCTTCTGACACAGCAAGGCAATTTGAATTAGTATCAAAAGTAAGTACtaaataatttcttttttcctttactTGTTGATGTAAAATCATCTTCCATTCAATagaaaattctttcaattcaACGAAAGAGATTCTCATATTCCGTAGATGCGAGATATAGAAATTTTCCTTTCGTAGTTGTGGAAGCAGTTTTGTTGTTGGaatcctttttttttaaagaagaagttaATGGTCGAGTAACAAATAAGAGTAGTAGATCATATTCGatgaaagcaaaaataaaaaaagaataataggAATCCATAGTTGTGGATCTCGATCCAAAGGTTCTTTCTTGATCTAGCTACAAGGATGGGGCAGTATGGAAAGAAAAAATGTGGAACCTAATTGAAATTACTACTAGTTGGaccaaaaaaaagattttttcaaGCGATTGTGTGAtaactttttcttcttctcaatcATTCAAGATATTATGTGAATTAATATATTACTGAATCTAATGAGTTAAACTTAAattaaagtaaaaagaaaaagttttCTAGTTTGATAAGGTAACTGTTTGCTTTAAAATAGAAAATGGATTCGATACAATTCAACAGAATCTAAGAAATGATCAAAATAGAAATGATTTTAGAATTTGATTCTATAAAAATTCAAGTTTCATTTTTGAATGAAGTTAGACGATACAGCTCTTATTAGTTTAATAGTTTACCCAAGAGTTACTCAATGAATCGGTTGATTGGAATTGCGGGATGGATAGATGTTACAGATGATGAATCAATTTCttttatatgtctgtcactttaTCTTTGTTAGTGCTGTCTGCCTATAATGATAGATGAATCAAAAACTTTTCATTCAACTTCTTCTTTCAATTGAAATTGAGATTTTTGCCTATCCTCCTATTTTGAAAAAATGGAAACTTAGGTAAGTGCTTTCTAAACATATGTATAAAAAGAACATCTTTCATTTAATTTAGCCCTTTCATGCTTACTATAACTAGTTATTTCGCTTTTCTATTAGCGGCTTTAACTAGAACCTCGACTCTATTTATTGGTATGAGCAAGATACTTATTATTTAAATTGAATATTTAAAATGAACAATTCATTAAAAGAAATCTTTCTGTGGGATTAAATTGACTAAActcataaaaagaaaaataaaatagcaTTGAAATCGATTTTTATTGACCAATCAGAATTGCCTTCCAGGATCTATAATTGCCTCAAAATATCCAATATATATACATTGTTGGACCTTTTGAATAACAATCAAGAAGATCTTATGAAAATTGAACATTTTCGTGGCGAAGATGTAAAACGGATATTGGACATTTTAGAAAAATATTTCGTAATTGATTTAGCAAAAAATAAGTTTTAAATCTATTGGACTTACTTAGTGAACATACAtgcattttattctttttggaTTGCACAAAACAAAAGATTTCTTTTTTTGTATATACCAAGTTTGAAACTGAGAGAAATATTCGAATGTTGAAGTGAGTGTTTGTACATATATATTGGTTTAGGAGTTTAGCCAAGCTTTCCTAGTTGCTGAAAAATGCGACAGGTTCTTAATTTAACAATGTCGTTTGACTTTCCTTGTTGGCTAAATTTagtcaaaataaagaaaagttaGTCAAGGAAATGCATATTTTAAACGTGGAAAATGTGGAGATGGAATCATGTGAACTAGAATTATTGAGGGCTGGATTCCTTGAGGTTCCATGAATTTGacacttcaaaaaaaaaaaaaaagagagagaagacaTTCGCACAACAAAGTCGCTCTAATTAAGTGGCGGAGCCACCTATAATCAAGCAATTAATTTCCATATTTAATTTAATCTCCGTGTGATCATCaattttttagtttttgataCAACTTAGTAAAAATCTCGACTCCAACACTATAAGCCGATTGAAAGATAACAATTAGTTACACTATCAACATAGtatataatttaattaaatccATTATTTAATGCTTCGTTAAACAAAAAGTTATAAAATAAAGAAGTGAGAGTATAACTGCATGCCCTATTATATTGaggtaattaaggaaataataccTCATTCAGATCTTCTGGATGAAATAAGAAACCTCTTTAAATTAATATTTCCGTGTGATTTTCAGATTTTTCAAAGCGTTTTATTTAGACTCTGATGCCTGCAAGTTGATTGCATGTGATCAACTTGCCAAGCAATTACCTCAGAAATATAATACAGTAGTAATCAATTTTCAGTTAGCGGTTGAGTTAGAATATTCTATGGCATAGTATTAGGTTTTTTCTTTCGAATGTGGTATAGtattaattgattaggtgaagTTATTGACTTGTTGTGTATAAATAAAGATTATgtggaaaataaaaaataacaagcAGCTTATGTGATGCGCTAGGAACAACAACCGCCATCCAGTGGAATTCTACAAGTGAGATTTGGagagagtagtgtgtacgcagaccttacccctacctatgaaggtaaagaggttgtttccaaaaaAACCCTGACTCAAGAACATAAAAACTGGAGCTAtaaagaaacaataacaacaataatgtAATAAAACAATGTAAGTAAATAATACAATAAATAATAACAGAGATCCAGGGACATGAAACTACAAGAATAGTGTCAATCCTACTGCTAATACTAACTGATATAatttaagggtccaccaaactatatagagaaccaggttctctattagTTTCCACAGAACGCACGCACACTGCAGTAAGTAAATGTCACAGAggaattttacgtgaaaaatttctaactcaacgggattaaaaaccacgactTGTCCTTGTagaatttcaacttcactactgatcaactttagattacaacctatgtaacctaggaattaacctcttaatccatCACTAACTAGTaacactctattacaagccactttgtaacaactctaattacaaagactttacaactcaactaactctagccaagacacaaacacaagggtttatgacgtacaaagggtttcctacacaatgcttctaagtaagctaagtaggaattataAGTAAGAGCctttacaaagttacaactcaactaaagACATATAATAACTTGATATGGGGAACTGGTCCGTAGAAGTGTTGTTATTTattcttgatgcacttgagaattgtTTTCTGGATGATCAATCATCGTGAGAGTGCTTGAGTAAATTCTCTAAGTGTTCTAGTAATttattttaccttccttgatgttaataattcatttgtgacatcactttgaatgatgtaagcaagttAGGTAAAGGGCATTCCCCATAAAGTTGACTGCTGTACTGTTTTTGTACTATAGCGTGTGCAGGCAACAACTTTTAGCTGTTGCAGTTGACTTGTACAGTTTCCTCGGGAACTGGCAGCTATCTGTTCCCTCTGCTGTTCCTATGACTCTAAAGAGTTGAACTGTGTCCCCAACTGGAGACTTATTGATCTTTAAGTTCTTGAGGATGTGTATTAAGTTCCTTAtttggttcttaacagtaagtttgttagatcatcaaaacataatggATACACAATAACCTATCAATTTCtctttttttgatgatgacaaacttataatTCAAGTTCCCCCTAAGAACCAAAATGACATTGGCATTTGTCGTATTCCCCTTAAATCTGTTTCCCATCTTGTTCCCCCTAAATTATTTTTctcccttttggcatcataaaaagatCAGTAACAGACTGTAAGGAAAAAGAAGTCTAGCTTGAGTTAACTCATGTCACTTATGTGCACACAACataactaaaaatggagaatatAAGCAAGACATATACAACAAAAAGGAAAAGCTTTCATTAAACAATTTGGATTTTAAGACAGGGAGCAGATTCAATGTTGCTAACACAATCtacaattcaaaataaaaagagaaaacaagtaCCACAAACATCATCATAGTTTAATCATAAGAGACCGACACTTAAGACTTGACACTGAGGAGACATTGTCTAGGGAGCTGGAAGGAGAGGGCTTAAAGGTAGAGGCAAGGGTTTGGAGGACTAAATCTGTTTGAGCATTCACCGAcatttgctcattgagcagtttCTATTTCAGGTCCTTCACCTGTTTCTTGAACTCAGCATTCTGCTTGGTTAGACGGGCAACCTCCTCGCTTTGAGAGCTACTGGACCAGGTGCCTCCTGAAGCTGACTCAACTGACTCTCAAGAATAACATTCTTTGCTTTCAACTGCCTTATCTCAGTAGTGGCACTGTTCTGAGCGTTGATCAACTGAGAAATGGTAGAAGTGCTTCCAACTCCTCCATCCTTATCAATGCACTCACATTCTTCGAGAGTGATCTTGGAGAAAGTTTGCTTCTTAGTGCCCACTTTAGCTTGTCCCAGAGGAACCTTGAAGAACTTAAAAACCTTGGTGAGAAGGAACCCATAAGGCAGcccatgattaccatctttgaACTCTGCCACTTTCTGCATGTGTTCTATCATGATCCCAGGCAAGTTGATGGTAGTGTAGTTGTCCAATTCTTCCATGAGAACAAGGTCTGCAAGTGAAGTAATGGATCTTCTCTCAGCATGAGGGAGCAAGACCTTGTTCACCATCTCAAATAACAATTGGTACACTAGAAGGAGGGCCTTCTTCTGTACCCATTCCCTTTGCTGAACTGCTATGTCCTTCAGGATAATATTTCTGAAGTTTGAAGAACAAGTTCCCTTAACAGTAGACAAACCTTCAGCATGTACACCCAGAATAGAACCCAACAAAGCAGAATCCATTACCATATCAACTCCATTCACCAGTGCGCAGATATGATCATCCTCAACTTTGAAGAAGTCGGCATAGAAACTCTGCACTTCCTCCTCATACACTTTTGGAGCATCACTTGTGAACAAATGTGTCCACTGTTGAAACTCACAAATTTCAACCAATTGTCACATTCCATCTTCCTCCAAAATGTTAGGAGCAAATATACGGCCCCACAATACTTTCTGATTTCTTAATTTCTCTTTCCCAGCACTCTGGGGATTATCTACTTGCGAacattctttcctttttcatCAGACTTTACAAACTTTTCACCCAATTCTTCCATCACCTTGGCACCACACCCTTCCACCAACTTATCACCAGATTCTTTCACTATATTTTCACTAGAGAAAGTATCATCAAACTTGTTCAGACGTTCAGCAGTCATAAAAGATCCATTTTTAGGCTTGGGAGACCATGTTTTTGTGTGCGCTTTCTAGTCAAAGAACCCGGTTCTTTGTCTACTCCATCATCCACAGTCACAACAGGCACTATCTTCCCATGCACAACCTTCCtatcttttaacaattttctCCTTCTTTGACTGACTTGGATTTGCTTAAGAGCGGACTCAAGAGCCTCCTTCTTTTGCAACCTTGTAGTGGGTCGCTTAGGAGTTGGCTCTTCAGCAACAACTGATCTACGCCTAGTCAGGCTGACAATCAACAAATCATTAGAATCCTCTTCACTATCCCCATTTTGTTCTTCAGACACAGATCTAATCTCAAGCACAACCACACACAGAGGCTCAGCATAGAAATGAGGCGAGAGAGTAGGATCAGTATTGACCGGGGGTTCTTGAGAGGACCTGTAAATTGGATCCTCCGAAAAAGGGATCAGGTCCTCTAGTAGGTTCCCCAGTAGCACTATCCTATGCCAATGGTTCAATAGGCACAAGCTTCCTACCTTCTGCCAAGGTTTTAGACTCTTCCCCCTGAGGCTCAGACCCATCCTCACCTCCTTCGATAACAACCCCTTCACCAACTATgaataacatgttttctattgCTTGTTTCTCTTGTAAATCCATGGAAAACACAGGAGAAGAAGGAGTGTTTCTTGTGGACTCAAGATTAGGAACTGTCTTTGTTGAGTCAGCATCCTCAGAATCAATAATTTGGTCTATATTTGAGCCTTTATCCATAGGAAGACTGGAGATTTCCTGATTTTTCCTCTTCATCAACAGTAACCTTTTCACCCAGCTTTTCTGGCGAGGCATGAGGAGAACTCGTAGCCACAAACCTTTTAGGAGTTGAGATTTTGTGACTCTGATGAGAACCAGAACTCGATTGGTAGGAGAGGAAACTAAGTGTGGGGGTGACTCTGCCCTAGGGTTTTGGCTAGTAGTAATGTAGAGTGAGGAGTCTAACATTGGTGTTTTAACTAGTGAGGACTCAATGCGGGTATTACTTGGAACACTCGAGATTTTGTGATTTTTAGCCATGGTGAGAAGTGATGAGTTGAAGAGGAGGGATTGGTAGttttaagagagaaagaagaaggaagGTTTTGAAATTTGATGTGAGGAGTTGTGACAGTAATGTATATATTTAAGATGGATAAGAGACCGGTTAAGAAAGGGTGGCAGTTTTTGGAGTCGGGTAATGGGTGAGACGTTTGGGTTCAAAAGACGCATAGAAAAGAAACTGACACACTGATGACGTGGAACATGTTTTAACCACCCAAAATTGTGCATGAGAGAATAGAGAAACTACTAACCTGTGTCAGGAGTACTAGGTTCCTTTATGGATCTTGCACTTGTAAGCTTTGCCCTTTTTACCAGCGTGCACTGCATTAACTGCTTATTTGCTCTATAATCATCATGCATGTCTACTTGTAATGGTATAGAGATGAGTTAGAATTTTCTAGAAAACACtttttagctaattttacctggACATTTCTTTTATATCCAATCATCGAGGGACCAGGTTCTCAGTTGGGTTTTATCAATCCAGTGCCAGgcgatttctttcaaaatgttctcTGCTTAAGGCCTTGGTGAATATATCAACAATCTGATCTTCTGTGCTGCAAAATTTCCTGCAGATGAGCCCCTTTTCAACATTCTTTGAGGAAGTGATGATgcacatcaatgtgcttggttctcTTATGTTGGACTGGATTTTTGGCCATATTGAGTGCACTTGTATTGTCGCACATGAGGGGAACACAGTCATAGAACACTCCAAAGTCTTCCAACTATTTCTTGATCcacagcaattgagcacaacatgaagTAACTGCTACATATTCCTCTTTTGCAGTTTAGAGTGCCAccgagttttgcttccttgtaccCCATGAGATTAGACAAGAACCCAGGAAATGTGCCATTCCATACGTTTTTTTCCTGTCCACCAGATATCCTACGTAATGAGCTTCAGCATACCCAACAAGATCAAAGTTGTCTCCTGAGGGATAGTAGAGAACCAAGTCCTgcgttcctttgagatatctcaatattctcttggcagccttcagatgagattcctttgaaTTATATTGAAACCTTACACAGAGATCCACACTGAACACAATGTCTGGTCTACTTGTAGTGAGATACAAGAGTGACCATATGATCCCTCTATACATGGTATGATTTATAGGGAAACCAGGTTCATCCATGTCTAGACGAGTAGTTATAACAATAGGAGTGTCAATAACTTTTTGATGCTTCTATGTCAAACCTTTTCAGCAGCTCCTTGATGTACTTCTGCTGACTTATCAATGTTCCCTTTTGAGATTGCTTCACTTGAAGTCCCAGGAAGAAATTTAATTCTCCCATCATACTCATCTCGACTCACtccccatgagttttgcaaactCTTCACAAAGAGAGTCAAATGTGGCTCCAAAATGATATCATCGACATATACTTGAACAATGAGCGGGTTCCTCCTTCGTTTCTTCAGGAAGAGAGTGTTATCAATTTTCCCTCTTGTAAAGCCATTTTCTAGAAGGAATTTTGACAACCTTTTATACTAAGTCTGAGGAGCCTGCTTTAGCCCATACATCGCCTTGTCCAGTTTGAACACATGCTCAGGTTGCTTGTCATTCTCAAATCCAGGTGGTTGCTTGATATAAACTTCTTCTTTTAGGAAgccattcagaaatgcacttttgacaccCATTTGAACAATGTGAACTCCACATGTGATGCAAAGGCAATAAGGATTCTGATAGCTTTCATTCGAGCAACTGGACAAaatgtttcatcatagtcaatcccttcttcCTAATTATAGCCTTGAACTACCACCCTTGCCTTATTTCTTGTTGTACTTCCAAACTCATCAAGTttgttcctgaatacccacctggttcctataacaGTTCGATCTGCAGGTCGAGGAACCACGTGCCATAGTTTGTTCATTTCAATATGATTCAGCTCCTCTTACATGGCATTGACCCAATCTGCATCTTTTAATgcttttttgatatttttgggctttatttgagaaaggaaggctgagaaggcaagtgagtttCTAGATTTTGACCTGGTTTAAATTCCTGAGTCGAGATGAGTGATTATGTTGTCAAGGGGGTGTGAACTTTTGTGCTTCTAATTTGGTACCTGAATCTCATTGGTAGAAGACCCAGGTATGCCTGACTGAGGTTCTTGGCCGCTTCTTGTTTTAGCAAGTAGAGTACCGTGGACTGCATCAATAACTCTGTTTTCAGCTTCAGTTGTTGTGATCATGGGACCAGGTTCCTCTCCAATGGATGGAGATATAGTTTCATCATCTTCACTAGATTGCTTGACGTGACTCATTATCTCTGCCTTTCCATTTGCCATGTCAATAACTTCACCTAGAACAAATAAAGGTTCTCTATCTTGATCAACACGTCTGTCCTTCTCACAGGAGAGGTGAGATTCATCAAAGATCACATGTACACTCTCCTCAACATATTGAGTCCTTTTGTTGTATACTttgtaagctttgctttgatATGAGTATcccagaaatattccttcatcacttttggcatcaaattttccaagagcTTCCTTGCCATTATGAGGACGAAGCATTTGCAACCGAAAGTCCTTAGATGAGTCAACTTGGGCTTTCTTCCATTCAATAGTTCATATGGAGTTTTGTTCAGAAAGGACCTGATCATGCacatgttcaccaagtagcaagcagtattgacagcttctacccataaATTCTTTGCAATCCCACTGTCAATCAATATTGTACttgccatatcttcaagagttctattcttcctctccacaacaccattttgttgaggtgttctgAAAAATTGTGAGTGATACCATTTTCAGTAtagaactcatcaaatttggcacTGTCAAACTCTGTCCCATGATCAAACCTGATGCAAGCTACATTATTTCCCATCTTCACTTGAATCTTTTTGATGAAGGCAACAAAAACTTCAAAAGTTTCATCCTTGGTTCTAAGAAACAAAGTCCaggtgaatctggagtagtcatcaaCTATCCTCTGCTTGTCACTCTCATAGGCCCACATAGATCCGTGTGAAGAAGATCAAGTGGCCTTTAGGTACTTACTTCCTTTTTGGGCTTGAATGAGGATCTGACTTGCTTCTCTTTTATACATGCATCTTACACACTTTGTGATCCTTGAAGCTTGACTTGCGCAGACCACGAACCAAGTCCTTCCTGACCAATTTGTTCAACAACGTAAAGCTTGCATGACCCATCCTCATGTGCCAtaattcagcatcatcatcaaaaACACATAGACAGTTGAGATCATCATTCTACAGATACTCAAAATCAACAACATAGATATTTTTGTATCGTTTTGCCACTAACACCCCTCACCAGTCACGAGGTTTGTGATTGCACATATTTTTAACAAAAAATCCACCTTGTTTCCCTTGTCACAGATCTGGGAAACACTTAGCAAGCTGTAGTTCAATCCGTTCACGTAGTACACATTTTTGATTGAGTGAGAGAGAGACTTCCCAATCCTTCCAACTCCCAGAATGTATCCTTTCTtaccatttccaaaggatacactccctcattGCAGGGCCTTAAGTGAAAGGAAATCATTtgtacttccagtcatatgctttgagca
The Nicotiana sylvestris chromosome 11, ASM39365v2, whole genome shotgun sequence DNA segment above includes these coding regions:
- the LOC138881806 gene encoding secreted RxLR effector protein 161-like; its protein translation is MDEPGFPINHTMYRGIIWSLLYLTTSRPDIVFSVDLCVRFQYNSKESHLKAAKRILRYLKGTQDLVLYYPSGDNFDLVGYAEAHYVGYLVDRKKTYGMAHFLGSCLISWGTRKQNSVAL